A portion of the Limanda limanda chromosome 3, fLimLim1.1, whole genome shotgun sequence genome contains these proteins:
- the abhd17c gene encoding alpha/beta hydrolase domain-containing protein 17C, with amino-acid sequence MPPQGPRMNGFSLGELCWLFCCPPCPSRIAAKLAFLPPEPTYSVHTDANGVASLHLTERADWQYSQRELDAVEVFSTRSSRGNRVGCMFVRCAPNSRYTLLFSHGNAVDLGQMCSFYIGLGSRINCNVFSYDYSGYGVSTGKPSEKNLYADIEAAWQVLRNKYGIAPENIILYGQSIGTVPTIDLAARYECAAVILHSPLMSGLRVAFPETRKTYCFDAFPSIDKVSKVASPVLVIHGTEDEVIDFSHGLAMYERCPRAVEPLWVEGAGHNDIELYAQYLERLKQFISFELPTS; translated from the exons ATGCCCCCACAAGGCCCCAGGATGAATGGGTTTTCTCTCGGTGAACTGTGCTGGCTCTTCTGCTGTCCGCCCTGTCCCAGCCGCATCGCGGCCAAGCTAGCTTTCCTCCCGCCGGAGCCCACGTACTCGGTGCACACCGATGCTAACGGGGTAGCTAGCTTACATTTAACCGAGCGGGCGGACTGGCAGTACTCCCAGCGAGAGCTCGACGCAGTGGAGGTGTTCAGCACCAGGAGCAGTCGGGGGAACCGGGTCGGCTGCATGTTTGTACGCTGCGCCCCGAACAGCCGCTACACGCTGCTGTTTTCCCACGGTAACGCCGTGGACCTGGGGCAGATGTGCAGCTTCTACATCGGCCTCGGCTCCAGGATCAACTGCAACGTGTTCTCCTACGATTACTCAGGCTACGGCGTGAGCACCGGTAAACCCTCTGAGAAGAACCTGTACGCGGACATCGAGGCGGCCTGGCAGGTCCTGAGGAACAA GTACGGTATAGCACCTGAGAACATCATCCTGTACGGTCAGAGCATTGGTACAGTGCCCACCATTGACCTGGCTGCTCGCTATGAATGTGCCGCTGTCATCCTACATTCTCCACTCATGTCAGGACTACGGGTGGCCTTCCCTGAAACTCGCAAGACCTACTGTTTCGATGCCTTCCCCAG tattGACAAAGTGTCCAAGGTGGCATCCCCCGTGCTGGTGATCCATGGTACGGAGGATGAGGTAATCGACTTCTCTCATGGTCTGGCCATGTACGAGCGCTGCCCCCGTGCTGTCGAACCCTTGTGGGTGGAGGGAGCTGGCCACAACGACATCGAACTGTATGCCCAGTACCTGGAGAGACTCAAGCAGTTCATCTCCTTCGAGCTTCCCACTTCCTGA